A single window of Pseudoduganella plicata DNA harbors:
- the phaP gene encoding TIGR01841 family phasin (Members of this family are phasins (small proteins associated with inclusions such as PHA granules). Note that several different families of phasins have been named PhaP despite very little sequence similarity to each other.) produces MFQNPEQFAQATKALFEFQLETFNTLTSKAVQGLEQVVQLNMSTARTGIENSLAAGRDASQAADPKAAMAAASAKMHNLTNLVGYNQQLSQIIADIHNEFTRAADAHLAEAKSNLSALIYDVTKNVRPGSENAVEIVKAAIDNAFKGYEQVTTATRQAVAAFEEQLAQAATLADRQAAANAEQNKS; encoded by the coding sequence ATGTTTCAGAATCCAGAGCAGTTTGCCCAGGCCACCAAAGCCCTGTTCGAGTTCCAGCTCGAGACGTTCAACACGCTGACGAGCAAGGCGGTCCAGGGCCTCGAGCAGGTCGTCCAGCTGAACATGAGCACCGCCAGGACGGGCATCGAGAACTCCCTCGCCGCCGGCCGCGACGCCAGCCAGGCGGCCGACCCGAAAGCGGCCATGGCGGCCGCCAGCGCCAAGATGCACAACCTGACGAACCTGGTCGGCTACAACCAGCAGCTGAGCCAGATCATCGCCGACATCCACAACGAATTCACCCGCGCGGCCGATGCCCACCTGGCCGAGGCCAAGAGCAACCTGTCGGCGCTGATCTACGACGTGACGAAAAACGTCCGCCCCGGTTCCGAAAACGCGGTGGAGATCGTCAAGGCGGCGATCGACAATGCCTTCAAGGGCTATGAGCAGGTCACGACGGCCACGCGCCAGGCGGTGGCCGCGTTCGAAGAGCAGCTGGCACAGGCCGCCACGCTGGCGGACCGCCAGGCCGCCGCCAACGCGGAGCAGAACAAGTCCTGA